Proteins encoded within one genomic window of Pongo pygmaeus isolate AG05252 chromosome 18, NHGRI_mPonPyg2-v2.0_pri, whole genome shotgun sequence:
- the TMEM208 gene encoding transmembrane protein 208, translated as MAPKGKVGTRGKKQIFEENRETLKFYLRIILGANAIYCLVTLVFFYSSASFWAWLALGFSLAVYGASYHSMSSMARAAFSEDGALMDGGMDLNMEQGMAEHLKDVILLTAIVQVLSCFSLYVWSFWLLAPGRALYLLWVNVLGPWFTADSGTPAPEHNEKRQRRQERRQMKRL; from the exons ATGGCG CCCAAGGGCAAAGTGGGCACGAGAGGGAAGAAGCAGATATTTGAAGAGAACAGAGAGACCCTGAAGTTCTACCTGCGGATCATACTGGGGGCCAAT GCCATTTACTGCCTTGTGACATTGGTCTTCTTTTACTCATCTGCCTCATTTTGGGCCTGG TTGGCCCTGGGCTTTAGTCTGGCAGTGTATGGGGCCAGCTACCACTCTATGAGCTCGATGGCACGAGCAGCGTTCTCTGAGGATGGGGCCCTGATGGATGGTGGCATGGACCTCAACATGGAGCAGGGCATGGCAGA GCACCTTAAGGATGTGATCCTACTGACAGCCATCGTGCAGGTGCTCAGCTGCTTCTCTCTCTATGTCTGGTCCTTCTGGCTTCTG GCTCCAGGCCGGGCCCTTTACCTCCTGTGGGTGAATGTGCTGGGCCCCTGGTTCACTGCAGACAGTGGCACCCCAGCACCAGAGCACAATGAGAAACGGCAGCGCCGACAGGAGCGGCGGCAGATGAAGCGGCTATAG
- the FHOD1 gene encoding FH1/FH2 domain-containing protein 1 isoform X1, translating to MAGGEDRGDGEPVSVVTVRVQYLEDTDPFACANFPEPRRAPTCSLDGALPLGAQIPAVHRLLGAPLKLEDCALQVSPSGYYLDPELSLEEQREMLEGFYEEISKGRKPTLILRTQLSVRVNAILEKLYSSSGPELRRSLFSLKQIFQEDKDLVPEFVHSEGLSCLIRVGAAADHNYQSYILRALGQLMLFVDGMLGVVAHSETIQWLYTLCASLSRLVVKTALKLLLVFVEYSENNAPLFIRAVNSVASTTGALPWANLVSILEEKNGADPELLVYTVTLINKTLAALPDQDSFYDVTDALEQQGMEALVQRHLGTAGTDVDLRTQLVLYENALKLEDGDIEEAPGAGGRRERRKPSEEGKRSRRSLEGGGCPARAPEPGPTGPASPVGPTSSTGPALLTGPASSPVGPSFGLQASVNLFPTISVAPSADTSSERSIYKARFLENVAAAETEKQVALAQGRAETLAGAMPNEAAGHPDARQLWDSPETAPAPRTPQSPSPCVLLRAQRSLEPEPKEPLIPASPKAEPIWELPTRAPKLSIGDLDFSDLGEDEDQDMLNVESVEAGKEVPAPSPPLPLLSGVPPPPPLPPPPPIKGPFPPPPPLPLAAPLPHSVPDSLALPTKRKTVKLFWRELKLAGGHGVSASRFGPCATLWASLEPVSVDTARLEHLFESRAKEVLPSKKAGEGRRTMTTVLDPKRSNAINIGLTTLPPVHVIKAALLNFDEFAVSKDGIEKLLTMMPTEEEQQKIEEAQLANPDIPLGPAENFLMILASIGGLAARLQLWAFKLDYDSMEREIAEPLFDLKVGMEQLVQNATFRCILATLLAVGNFLNSSQSSGFELSYLEKVSEVKDTVRRQSLLHHLCSLVLQTRPESSDLYSEIPALTRCAKVDFEQLTENLGQLERRSRVAEESLRSLAKHELAPALRARLTHFLAQCARRVAMLRIVHRRVCNRFHAFLLYLGYTPQAAREVRITQFCHTLREFALEYRTCRERVLQQQQKRATYRERNKTRGRMITETEKFSGVAGEAPSNPSVPVAVSSGPGRGDADSHASMKSLLTSRPEDSTHNRRSRGMVQSSSPIMPTVGPSTASPEEPPGSSLPSDTSDEIMDLLVQSVTKSSPRALATRERKRSRGNRKSLRRTLKSGLGDDLVQALGLSKGPGLEV from the exons ATGGCGGGCGGGGAAGACCGCGGGGACGGAGAGCCGGTATCAGTGGTGACCGTGAGGGTGCAGTACCTGGAAGACACCGACCCCTTCGCATGTGCCAACTTCCCGGAGCCGCGCCGGGCCCCCACCTGCAGCCTGGACGGGGCGCTGCCCTTGGGCGCGCAGATACCCGCGGTGCACCGCCTGCTGGGAGCGCCGCTCAAG TTGGAGGATTGTGCTCTGCAAGTATCTCCCTCTGGATACTACCTGGACCCCGAACTGTCCCTGGAAGAGCAGCGGGAGATGCTGGAGGGCTTCTATGAAGAGATCAG CAAAGGGCGGAAGCCCACGCTGATCCTTCGGACCCAGCTCTCTGTGAGGGTCAACGCTATCTTGG AAAAGCTGTATAGCTCCAGTGGTCCTGAGCTCCGCCGCTCCCTCTTCTCACTGAAGCAGATCTTCCAG GAGGACAAAGACCTGGTGCCTGAATTCGTGCATTCAGAGGGGCTGAGCTGCCTGATCCGTGTGGGTGCTGCTGCCGACCACAACTACCAGAGTTACATCCTTAGAG CGCTTGGCCAGCTGATGCTCTTTGTGGATGGAATGCTGGGGGTGGTGGCCCACAGTGAGACTATTCAGTGGCTGTACACATTGTGTGCCAGCCTG TCCCGCTTGGTGGTGAAGACAGCCCTGAAGCTGCTGTTGGTGTTTGTAGAATACTCTGAAAACAACGCACCGCTGTTCATCCGTGCAGTGAACTCTGTGGCCAGCACCACCG GTGCTCTTCCCTGGGCCAATCTGGTGTCCATCCTGGAGGAGAAGAATGGCGCTGACCCTGAGTTGTTGGTGTACACGGTCACCCTCATCAACAAG ACGCTGGCGGCGCTCCCGGACCAGGACTCCTTCTACGATGTGACGGATGCACTGGAGCAGCAGGGCATGGAAGCGCTGGTCCAGCGCCACCTGGGCACTGCGGGCACTGACGTTGACCTGCGCACGCAGCTTGTGCTCTACGAG AATGCCCTGAAATTGGAGGATGGAGACATCGAAGAAGCCCCAGGAGCTGGTGGGCGGCGGGAACGACGAAAGCCTTCCGAGGAGGGCAAGAGGAGCCGCCGTTCTCTGGAAGGCGGGGGCTGCCCCGCGCGTGCCCCGGAACCTGG CCCCACAGGCCCCGCCTCACCGGTAGGCCCCACCTCTTCCACCGGCCCCGCCCTGTTGACAGGCCCCGCCTCCAGCCCTGTGGGTCCTTCCTTCGGTCTCCAAGCTTCAGTGAACCTTTTTCCTACCATCTCTGTGGCACCCTCAGCTGACACCTCCAGCGAGAGGAGCATCTACAA AGCCCGGTTCCTGGAGAATGTGGCGGCAGCAGAAACAGAGAAGCAGGTTGCGCTGGCCCAGGGCCGGGCAGAGACACTTGCCGGGGCCATGCCCAATGAGGCGGCTGGACACCCAG ATGCTCGGCAACTCTGGGACTCCCCAGAGACAGCCCCTGCACCCAGAACACCCCAGAGCCCTTCCCCCTGTGTCCTGCTCCGGGCCCAGCGAAGCCTTGAGCCAGAGCCCAAGGAGCCACTGATACCAGCAAGCCCCAAGGCTGAGCCCATCTGGGAGCTCCCTACCCGTGCACCCAAGCTCTCTATTGGGGACCTGGACTTTTCAGATCTAGGGGAGGATGAAGACCAGGACATGCTGAATGTAGAGTCTGTGGAGGCTGGGAAAGAGGTCCCAGCTCCCTCACCCCCACTGCCCCTGCTCTCGGGagtccccccacctcccccacttcCACCTCCCCCACCCATCAAAGGCCCcttcccaccacctccacctctacCTCTGGCTGCCCCTCTTCCCCATTCAGTGCCTGACAGCTTAGCCCTCCCCACCAAGAGGAAGACGGTAAAACTTTTCTGGCGTGAGCTAAAGCTGGCTGGGGGCCATGGAGTCTCTGCAAGCCGCTTTGGGCCCTGCGCCACCCTCTGGGCTTCACTGGAGCCTGTCTCAGTGGACACGGCCCGGCTGGAACACCTCTTTGAGTCTCGTGCCAAAGAGGTGCTGCCCTCCAAG AAAGCTGGAGAGGGCCGCCGGACAATGACCACAGTGCTGGACCCCAAGCGCAGCAACGCCATCAACATCGGCCTAACCACACTGCCACCTGTGCATGTCATTAAGGCTGCCCTGCTCAACTTTGATGAGTTTGCTGTCAGCAAGGATGGCATTGAG AAGCTACTGACCATGATGCCCACGGAGGAAGAGCAGCAGAAGATTGAGGAAGCCCAGCTGGCCAACCCTGACATACCCTTGGGCCCAGCCGAGAACTTCCTGATGATTCTTGCCTCCATTGGCGGCCTCGCTGCTCGTCTACAACTCTGGGCCTTCAAGCTGGACTATGACAGCATGGAACGG GAAATTGCTGAGCCACTGTTTGACCTGAAAGTGGGTATGGAACAGCTGGTACAGAATGCCACCTTCCGCTGCATCCTGGCTACCCTCCTAGCTGTGGGCAACTTCCTCAATAGCTCCCAG AGCAGCGGCTTTGAGCTGAGCTACCTGGAGAAGGTGTCAGAGGTGAAGGACACAGTGCGTCGACAGTCACTGCTACACCATCTCTGCTCCCTAGTGCTCCAGACCCGGCCTGAGTCCTCCGACCTCTATTCAGAAATCCCTGCCCTGACCCGCTGTGCCAAG GTAGACTTTGAACAACTGACTGAGAACCTGGGGCAGCTGGAGCGCCGGAGCCGGGTAGCCGAGGAGAGCCTGCGGAGCTTGGCCAAGCATGAGCTGGCCCCAGCCCTGCGTGCCCGCCTCACCCACTTCCTGGCCCAGTGTGCCCGCCGTGTTGCCATGCTGAGGATAGTGCACCGCCGTGTCTGCAATAG GTTCCATGCCTTCCTGCTCTACCTGGGCTACACCCCGCAGGCGGCCCGTGAAGTGCGCATCACGCAGTTCTGCCACACGCTGCGGGAATTTGCGCTTGAGTATCGGACTTGCCGGGAACGAGTGctacagcagcagcagaagcggGCCACATACCGTGAGCGCAACAAGACCCGGGGACGCATGATCACCGAG ACAGAGAAGTTCTCaggtgtggctggggaagcccccAGCAACCCCTCTGTCCCAGTAGCAGTGAGCAGCGGGCCAGGCCGGGGAGATGCTGACAGTCATGCTAGTATGAAGAGTCTGCTGACCAGCAGGCCTGAGGACAGCACACACAATCGCCGCAGCAGAG GCATGGTCCAGAGCAGCTCCCCAATCATGCCCACAGTGGGGCCCTCCACTGCATCCCCAGAAGAACCCCCAGGCTCCAGTTTACCCAGTGATACATCAGATGAGATCATGGACCTTCTGGTGCAGTCAGTGACCAAGAGCAGTCCTCGTGCCTTAGCTACTAGGGAACGCAAGCGTTCCCGTGGCAACCGCAAGTCTT TGAGAAGGACGTTGAAGAGTGGGCTCGGAGATGACCTGGTGCAGGCACTGGGACTGAGCAAGGGTCCTGGCCTGGAGGTGTGA
- the FHOD1 gene encoding FH1/FH2 domain-containing protein 1 isoform X2: MAGGEDRGDGEPVSVVTVRVQYLEDTDPFACANFPEPRRAPTCSLDGALPLGAQIPAVHRLLGAPLKLEDCALQVSPSGYYLDPELSLEEQREMLEGFYEEISKGRKPTLILRTQLSVRVNAILEKLYSSSGPELRRSLFSLKQIFQEDKDLVPEFVHSEGLSCLIRVGAAADHNYQSYILRALGQLMLFVDGMLGVVAHSETIQWLYTLCASLSRLVVKTALKLLLVFVEYSENNAPLFIRAVNSVASTTGALPWANLVSILEEKNGADPELLVYTVTLINKTLAALPDQDSFYDVTDALEQQGMEALVQRHLGTAGTDVDLRTQLVLYENALKLEDGDIEEAPGAGGRRERRKPSEEGKRSRRSLEGGGCPARAPEPGPTGPASPVGPTSSTGPALLTGPASSPVGPSFGLQASVNLFPTISVAPSADTSSERSIYKARFLENVAAAETEKQVALAQGRAETLAGAMPNEAAGHPDARQLWDSPETAPAPRTPQSPSPCVLLRAQRSLEPEPKEPLIPASPKAEPIWELPTRAPKLSIGDLDFSDLGEDEDQDMLNVESVEAGKEVPAPSPPLPLLSGVPPPPPLPPPPPIKGPFPPPPPLPLAAPLPHSVPDSLALPTKRKTVKLFWRELKLAGGHGVSASRFGPCATLWASLEPVSVDTARLEHLFESRAKEVLPSKKAGEGRRTMTTVLDPKRSNAINIGLTTLPPVHVIKAALLNFDEFAVSKDGIEKLLTMMPTEEEQQKIEEAQLANPDIPLGPAENFLMILASIGGLAARLQLWAFKLDYDSMEREIAEPLFDLKVGMEQLVQNATFRCILATLLAVGNFLNSSQVDFEQLTENLGQLERRSRVAEESLRSLAKHELAPALRARLTHFLAQCARRVAMLRIVHRRVCNRFHAFLLYLGYTPQAAREVRITQFCHTLREFALEYRTCRERVLQQQQKRATYRERNKTRGRMITETEKFSGVAGEAPSNPSVPVAVSSGPGRGDADSHASMKSLLTSRPEDSTHNRRSRGMVQSSSPIMPTVGPSTASPEEPPGSSLPSDTSDEIMDLLVQSVTKSSPRALATRERKRSRGNRKSLRRTLKSGLGDDLVQALGLSKGPGLEV; the protein is encoded by the exons ATGGCGGGCGGGGAAGACCGCGGGGACGGAGAGCCGGTATCAGTGGTGACCGTGAGGGTGCAGTACCTGGAAGACACCGACCCCTTCGCATGTGCCAACTTCCCGGAGCCGCGCCGGGCCCCCACCTGCAGCCTGGACGGGGCGCTGCCCTTGGGCGCGCAGATACCCGCGGTGCACCGCCTGCTGGGAGCGCCGCTCAAG TTGGAGGATTGTGCTCTGCAAGTATCTCCCTCTGGATACTACCTGGACCCCGAACTGTCCCTGGAAGAGCAGCGGGAGATGCTGGAGGGCTTCTATGAAGAGATCAG CAAAGGGCGGAAGCCCACGCTGATCCTTCGGACCCAGCTCTCTGTGAGGGTCAACGCTATCTTGG AAAAGCTGTATAGCTCCAGTGGTCCTGAGCTCCGCCGCTCCCTCTTCTCACTGAAGCAGATCTTCCAG GAGGACAAAGACCTGGTGCCTGAATTCGTGCATTCAGAGGGGCTGAGCTGCCTGATCCGTGTGGGTGCTGCTGCCGACCACAACTACCAGAGTTACATCCTTAGAG CGCTTGGCCAGCTGATGCTCTTTGTGGATGGAATGCTGGGGGTGGTGGCCCACAGTGAGACTATTCAGTGGCTGTACACATTGTGTGCCAGCCTG TCCCGCTTGGTGGTGAAGACAGCCCTGAAGCTGCTGTTGGTGTTTGTAGAATACTCTGAAAACAACGCACCGCTGTTCATCCGTGCAGTGAACTCTGTGGCCAGCACCACCG GTGCTCTTCCCTGGGCCAATCTGGTGTCCATCCTGGAGGAGAAGAATGGCGCTGACCCTGAGTTGTTGGTGTACACGGTCACCCTCATCAACAAG ACGCTGGCGGCGCTCCCGGACCAGGACTCCTTCTACGATGTGACGGATGCACTGGAGCAGCAGGGCATGGAAGCGCTGGTCCAGCGCCACCTGGGCACTGCGGGCACTGACGTTGACCTGCGCACGCAGCTTGTGCTCTACGAG AATGCCCTGAAATTGGAGGATGGAGACATCGAAGAAGCCCCAGGAGCTGGTGGGCGGCGGGAACGACGAAAGCCTTCCGAGGAGGGCAAGAGGAGCCGCCGTTCTCTGGAAGGCGGGGGCTGCCCCGCGCGTGCCCCGGAACCTGG CCCCACAGGCCCCGCCTCACCGGTAGGCCCCACCTCTTCCACCGGCCCCGCCCTGTTGACAGGCCCCGCCTCCAGCCCTGTGGGTCCTTCCTTCGGTCTCCAAGCTTCAGTGAACCTTTTTCCTACCATCTCTGTGGCACCCTCAGCTGACACCTCCAGCGAGAGGAGCATCTACAA AGCCCGGTTCCTGGAGAATGTGGCGGCAGCAGAAACAGAGAAGCAGGTTGCGCTGGCCCAGGGCCGGGCAGAGACACTTGCCGGGGCCATGCCCAATGAGGCGGCTGGACACCCAG ATGCTCGGCAACTCTGGGACTCCCCAGAGACAGCCCCTGCACCCAGAACACCCCAGAGCCCTTCCCCCTGTGTCCTGCTCCGGGCCCAGCGAAGCCTTGAGCCAGAGCCCAAGGAGCCACTGATACCAGCAAGCCCCAAGGCTGAGCCCATCTGGGAGCTCCCTACCCGTGCACCCAAGCTCTCTATTGGGGACCTGGACTTTTCAGATCTAGGGGAGGATGAAGACCAGGACATGCTGAATGTAGAGTCTGTGGAGGCTGGGAAAGAGGTCCCAGCTCCCTCACCCCCACTGCCCCTGCTCTCGGGagtccccccacctcccccacttcCACCTCCCCCACCCATCAAAGGCCCcttcccaccacctccacctctacCTCTGGCTGCCCCTCTTCCCCATTCAGTGCCTGACAGCTTAGCCCTCCCCACCAAGAGGAAGACGGTAAAACTTTTCTGGCGTGAGCTAAAGCTGGCTGGGGGCCATGGAGTCTCTGCAAGCCGCTTTGGGCCCTGCGCCACCCTCTGGGCTTCACTGGAGCCTGTCTCAGTGGACACGGCCCGGCTGGAACACCTCTTTGAGTCTCGTGCCAAAGAGGTGCTGCCCTCCAAG AAAGCTGGAGAGGGCCGCCGGACAATGACCACAGTGCTGGACCCCAAGCGCAGCAACGCCATCAACATCGGCCTAACCACACTGCCACCTGTGCATGTCATTAAGGCTGCCCTGCTCAACTTTGATGAGTTTGCTGTCAGCAAGGATGGCATTGAG AAGCTACTGACCATGATGCCCACGGAGGAAGAGCAGCAGAAGATTGAGGAAGCCCAGCTGGCCAACCCTGACATACCCTTGGGCCCAGCCGAGAACTTCCTGATGATTCTTGCCTCCATTGGCGGCCTCGCTGCTCGTCTACAACTCTGGGCCTTCAAGCTGGACTATGACAGCATGGAACGG GAAATTGCTGAGCCACTGTTTGACCTGAAAGTGGGTATGGAACAGCTGGTACAGAATGCCACCTTCCGCTGCATCCTGGCTACCCTCCTAGCTGTGGGCAACTTCCTCAATAGCTCCCAG GTAGACTTTGAACAACTGACTGAGAACCTGGGGCAGCTGGAGCGCCGGAGCCGGGTAGCCGAGGAGAGCCTGCGGAGCTTGGCCAAGCATGAGCTGGCCCCAGCCCTGCGTGCCCGCCTCACCCACTTCCTGGCCCAGTGTGCCCGCCGTGTTGCCATGCTGAGGATAGTGCACCGCCGTGTCTGCAATAG GTTCCATGCCTTCCTGCTCTACCTGGGCTACACCCCGCAGGCGGCCCGTGAAGTGCGCATCACGCAGTTCTGCCACACGCTGCGGGAATTTGCGCTTGAGTATCGGACTTGCCGGGAACGAGTGctacagcagcagcagaagcggGCCACATACCGTGAGCGCAACAAGACCCGGGGACGCATGATCACCGAG ACAGAGAAGTTCTCaggtgtggctggggaagcccccAGCAACCCCTCTGTCCCAGTAGCAGTGAGCAGCGGGCCAGGCCGGGGAGATGCTGACAGTCATGCTAGTATGAAGAGTCTGCTGACCAGCAGGCCTGAGGACAGCACACACAATCGCCGCAGCAGAG GCATGGTCCAGAGCAGCTCCCCAATCATGCCCACAGTGGGGCCCTCCACTGCATCCCCAGAAGAACCCCCAGGCTCCAGTTTACCCAGTGATACATCAGATGAGATCATGGACCTTCTGGTGCAGTCAGTGACCAAGAGCAGTCCTCGTGCCTTAGCTACTAGGGAACGCAAGCGTTCCCGTGGCAACCGCAAGTCTT TGAGAAGGACGTTGAAGAGTGGGCTCGGAGATGACCTGGTGCAGGCACTGGGACTGAGCAAGGGTCCTGGCCTGGAGGTGTGA
- the FHOD1 gene encoding FH1/FH2 domain-containing protein 1 isoform X3 yields the protein MKRSEKLYSSSGPELRRSLFSLKQIFQEDKDLVPEFVHSEGLSCLIRVGAAADHNYQSYILRALGQLMLFVDGMLGVVAHSETIQWLYTLCASLSRLVVKTALKLLLVFVEYSENNAPLFIRAVNSVASTTGALPWANLVSILEEKNGADPELLVYTVTLINKTLAALPDQDSFYDVTDALEQQGMEALVQRHLGTAGTDVDLRTQLVLYENALKLEDGDIEEAPGAGGRRERRKPSEEGKRSRRSLEGGGCPARAPEPGPTGPASPVGPTSSTGPALLTGPASSPVGPSFGLQASVNLFPTISVAPSADTSSERSIYKARFLENVAAAETEKQVALAQGRAETLAGAMPNEAAGHPDARQLWDSPETAPAPRTPQSPSPCVLLRAQRSLEPEPKEPLIPASPKAEPIWELPTRAPKLSIGDLDFSDLGEDEDQDMLNVESVEAGKEVPAPSPPLPLLSGVPPPPPLPPPPPIKGPFPPPPPLPLAAPLPHSVPDSLALPTKRKTVKLFWRELKLAGGHGVSASRFGPCATLWASLEPVSVDTARLEHLFESRAKEVLPSKKAGEGRRTMTTVLDPKRSNAINIGLTTLPPVHVIKAALLNFDEFAVSKDGIEKLLTMMPTEEEQQKIEEAQLANPDIPLGPAENFLMILASIGGLAARLQLWAFKLDYDSMEREIAEPLFDLKVGMEQLVQNATFRCILATLLAVGNFLNSSQSSGFELSYLEKVSEVKDTVRRQSLLHHLCSLVLQTRPESSDLYSEIPALTRCAKVDFEQLTENLGQLERRSRVAEESLRSLAKHELAPALRARLTHFLAQCARRVAMLRIVHRRVCNRFHAFLLYLGYTPQAAREVRITQFCHTLREFALEYRTCRERVLQQQQKRATYRERNKTRGRMITETEKFSGVAGEAPSNPSVPVAVSSGPGRGDADSHASMKSLLTSRPEDSTHNRRSRGMVQSSSPIMPTVGPSTASPEEPPGSSLPSDTSDEIMDLLVQSVTKSSPRALATRERKRSRGNRKSLRRTLKSGLGDDLVQALGLSKGPGLEV from the exons ATGAAGAGATCAG AAAAGCTGTATAGCTCCAGTGGTCCTGAGCTCCGCCGCTCCCTCTTCTCACTGAAGCAGATCTTCCAG GAGGACAAAGACCTGGTGCCTGAATTCGTGCATTCAGAGGGGCTGAGCTGCCTGATCCGTGTGGGTGCTGCTGCCGACCACAACTACCAGAGTTACATCCTTAGAG CGCTTGGCCAGCTGATGCTCTTTGTGGATGGAATGCTGGGGGTGGTGGCCCACAGTGAGACTATTCAGTGGCTGTACACATTGTGTGCCAGCCTG TCCCGCTTGGTGGTGAAGACAGCCCTGAAGCTGCTGTTGGTGTTTGTAGAATACTCTGAAAACAACGCACCGCTGTTCATCCGTGCAGTGAACTCTGTGGCCAGCACCACCG GTGCTCTTCCCTGGGCCAATCTGGTGTCCATCCTGGAGGAGAAGAATGGCGCTGACCCTGAGTTGTTGGTGTACACGGTCACCCTCATCAACAAG ACGCTGGCGGCGCTCCCGGACCAGGACTCCTTCTACGATGTGACGGATGCACTGGAGCAGCAGGGCATGGAAGCGCTGGTCCAGCGCCACCTGGGCACTGCGGGCACTGACGTTGACCTGCGCACGCAGCTTGTGCTCTACGAG AATGCCCTGAAATTGGAGGATGGAGACATCGAAGAAGCCCCAGGAGCTGGTGGGCGGCGGGAACGACGAAAGCCTTCCGAGGAGGGCAAGAGGAGCCGCCGTTCTCTGGAAGGCGGGGGCTGCCCCGCGCGTGCCCCGGAACCTGG CCCCACAGGCCCCGCCTCACCGGTAGGCCCCACCTCTTCCACCGGCCCCGCCCTGTTGACAGGCCCCGCCTCCAGCCCTGTGGGTCCTTCCTTCGGTCTCCAAGCTTCAGTGAACCTTTTTCCTACCATCTCTGTGGCACCCTCAGCTGACACCTCCAGCGAGAGGAGCATCTACAA AGCCCGGTTCCTGGAGAATGTGGCGGCAGCAGAAACAGAGAAGCAGGTTGCGCTGGCCCAGGGCCGGGCAGAGACACTTGCCGGGGCCATGCCCAATGAGGCGGCTGGACACCCAG ATGCTCGGCAACTCTGGGACTCCCCAGAGACAGCCCCTGCACCCAGAACACCCCAGAGCCCTTCCCCCTGTGTCCTGCTCCGGGCCCAGCGAAGCCTTGAGCCAGAGCCCAAGGAGCCACTGATACCAGCAAGCCCCAAGGCTGAGCCCATCTGGGAGCTCCCTACCCGTGCACCCAAGCTCTCTATTGGGGACCTGGACTTTTCAGATCTAGGGGAGGATGAAGACCAGGACATGCTGAATGTAGAGTCTGTGGAGGCTGGGAAAGAGGTCCCAGCTCCCTCACCCCCACTGCCCCTGCTCTCGGGagtccccccacctcccccacttcCACCTCCCCCACCCATCAAAGGCCCcttcccaccacctccacctctacCTCTGGCTGCCCCTCTTCCCCATTCAGTGCCTGACAGCTTAGCCCTCCCCACCAAGAGGAAGACGGTAAAACTTTTCTGGCGTGAGCTAAAGCTGGCTGGGGGCCATGGAGTCTCTGCAAGCCGCTTTGGGCCCTGCGCCACCCTCTGGGCTTCACTGGAGCCTGTCTCAGTGGACACGGCCCGGCTGGAACACCTCTTTGAGTCTCGTGCCAAAGAGGTGCTGCCCTCCAAG AAAGCTGGAGAGGGCCGCCGGACAATGACCACAGTGCTGGACCCCAAGCGCAGCAACGCCATCAACATCGGCCTAACCACACTGCCACCTGTGCATGTCATTAAGGCTGCCCTGCTCAACTTTGATGAGTTTGCTGTCAGCAAGGATGGCATTGAG AAGCTACTGACCATGATGCCCACGGAGGAAGAGCAGCAGAAGATTGAGGAAGCCCAGCTGGCCAACCCTGACATACCCTTGGGCCCAGCCGAGAACTTCCTGATGATTCTTGCCTCCATTGGCGGCCTCGCTGCTCGTCTACAACTCTGGGCCTTCAAGCTGGACTATGACAGCATGGAACGG GAAATTGCTGAGCCACTGTTTGACCTGAAAGTGGGTATGGAACAGCTGGTACAGAATGCCACCTTCCGCTGCATCCTGGCTACCCTCCTAGCTGTGGGCAACTTCCTCAATAGCTCCCAG AGCAGCGGCTTTGAGCTGAGCTACCTGGAGAAGGTGTCAGAGGTGAAGGACACAGTGCGTCGACAGTCACTGCTACACCATCTCTGCTCCCTAGTGCTCCAGACCCGGCCTGAGTCCTCCGACCTCTATTCAGAAATCCCTGCCCTGACCCGCTGTGCCAAG GTAGACTTTGAACAACTGACTGAGAACCTGGGGCAGCTGGAGCGCCGGAGCCGGGTAGCCGAGGAGAGCCTGCGGAGCTTGGCCAAGCATGAGCTGGCCCCAGCCCTGCGTGCCCGCCTCACCCACTTCCTGGCCCAGTGTGCCCGCCGTGTTGCCATGCTGAGGATAGTGCACCGCCGTGTCTGCAATAG GTTCCATGCCTTCCTGCTCTACCTGGGCTACACCCCGCAGGCGGCCCGTGAAGTGCGCATCACGCAGTTCTGCCACACGCTGCGGGAATTTGCGCTTGAGTATCGGACTTGCCGGGAACGAGTGctacagcagcagcagaagcggGCCACATACCGTGAGCGCAACAAGACCCGGGGACGCATGATCACCGAG ACAGAGAAGTTCTCaggtgtggctggggaagcccccAGCAACCCCTCTGTCCCAGTAGCAGTGAGCAGCGGGCCAGGCCGGGGAGATGCTGACAGTCATGCTAGTATGAAGAGTCTGCTGACCAGCAGGCCTGAGGACAGCACACACAATCGCCGCAGCAGAG GCATGGTCCAGAGCAGCTCCCCAATCATGCCCACAGTGGGGCCCTCCACTGCATCCCCAGAAGAACCCCCAGGCTCCAGTTTACCCAGTGATACATCAGATGAGATCATGGACCTTCTGGTGCAGTCAGTGACCAAGAGCAGTCCTCGTGCCTTAGCTACTAGGGAACGCAAGCGTTCCCGTGGCAACCGCAAGTCTT TGAGAAGGACGTTGAAGAGTGGGCTCGGAGATGACCTGGTGCAGGCACTGGGACTGAGCAAGGGTCCTGGCCTGGAGGTGTGA